The Agrobacterium vitis genome has a segment encoding these proteins:
- a CDS encoding DUF2059 domain-containing protein yields the protein MSKYQGLGRLNLGHMVAGAVIAASLLAGPAARAQDVTDAQIDTARQAITALGVTNVFDNILPNVAARLKAQLIQAYPNLEDQIDKTVDQQAIALAARRGDLEKEAATVYAKSFTQEELKQIAAFFSSPAGKKLIKDQPVANRELGKSADIWAAGVARDLEKNTNDALVKVAGAQLKAQMPASEPAAAPAAPAPAAKP from the coding sequence ATGAGCAAATATCAGGGTCTCGGTCGCCTTAATCTCGGTCACATGGTTGCCGGTGCGGTTATCGCAGCTTCGCTTCTGGCTGGTCCGGCCGCTCGCGCGCAGGATGTGACGGATGCGCAGATCGATACTGCCCGTCAGGCCATCACGGCGCTGGGCGTTACCAATGTATTCGACAATATCCTGCCGAATGTCGCCGCTCGGTTGAAGGCACAGCTCATCCAGGCTTATCCAAACCTTGAAGACCAGATCGACAAGACTGTTGACCAGCAGGCCATCGCGTTGGCTGCCCGCCGTGGCGATCTCGAAAAGGAAGCGGCAACGGTTTATGCCAAGTCGTTTACTCAGGAAGAGTTGAAGCAGATTGCGGCATTCTTCTCCAGCCCGGCTGGCAAGAAGCTGATCAAGGACCAACCGGTCGCCAATCGTGAGCTTGGCAAGTCCGCCGATATCTGGGCTGCCGGTGTGGCGCGTGATCTCGAAAAGAACACCAATGATGCCCTGGTCAAGGTGGCCGGTGCACAGTTGAAGGCGCAGATGCCTGCTTCCGAACCGGCTGCGGCCCCGGCTGCTCCAGCACCCGCCGCCAAGCCTTGA